The Eremothecium cymbalariae DBVPG#7215 chromosome 8, complete sequence genome has a window encoding:
- the MUP3 gene encoding Mup3p (similar to Ashbya gossypii ACL073W), which yields MSREEDAKVPLLSSPRLENGSSSDSYAYYDAAKTSEEVNGVPDLGNEVPQGRHLGLFSMIVMFVSRTVGSGIFATPSSMFINCGGNPLLFFIIWFIATLAAFSGLYLFLEFGCLLPRSGGAKNFLEAVYDRPKLMMSVSLAAFSVLTCFSVSGAIVFGKYTLYALGFDEEYVNVKSRMCNYIGAVSVMIIVVIHGVSVKHGIIVQNFLGGLKLLLVAVMSITGIYAIFFNDPDAVNGTGGTTDFFSWHSQDTSLITSSSLTAAFMQAFFCFSGWDGVHAVASEIMDPVRTMRIAGPLSLLISFACYMLLNFAYIKVLSWDEIKHAGPLIGSVLFSKLYGKTVGRQLVTLSVAVSTASNLFVVIYSTSRMNQEFFREGYLPFSKKMASNWPWGAPFPSLLCCGVITSLWLIMLPQSGKAYDYLVNFEGYHKQFFLMLIAIGLFIYRRRHPDTRAEIRASLVGVGFIIFISAYLMAGPFFGDQSINKVAWLPPYQITAILTLILSFIFWLLKFVIIPRIFGYQLQASLITLDDGLAIKQWKRQYTDHTLDQ from the coding sequence ATGAGCAGGGAAGAGGATGCCAAGGTACCACTGCTTAGTTCACCTCGACTAGAGAATGGGAGTTCTTCTGATTCTTATGCTTATTACGATGCTGCTAAAACATCTGAAGAGGTTAATGGGGTGCCAGATTTGGGTAATGAAGTGCCACAAGGGAGGCACCTTGGATTGTTCTCGATGATCGTGATGTTTGTTTCCAGGACCGTTGGGTCAGGAATTTTTGCCACTCCAAGTTCAATGTTCATCAATTGCGGAGGGAATCCTCTACTATTCTTTATTATCTGGTTTATTGCTACTTTGGCTGCATTTTCAGGACTCTATTTGTTTCTTGAATTTGGCTGCCTATTACCTAGATCAGGGGGGGCcaaaaacttcttggaAGCAGTTTATGACAGAccaaaattgatgatgagtGTAAGCTTAGCTGCATTTTCAGTGCTAACCTGTTTTTCAGTCTCTGGGGCAATCGTATTTGGCAAATACACGCTTTATGCACTGGGATTCGATGAAGAGTACGTTAATGTCAAGTCTAGAATGTGTAACTACATTGGTGCGGTATCAGTAATGATTATTGTGGTGATTCATGGGGTTTCTGTCAAGCATGGGATAATTGTGCAGAACTTTTTGGGCGGATTGAAGTTACTTTTGGTTGCTGTGATGTCCATTACAGGTATTTATgcaattttctttaatgatCCAGATGCAGTGAATGGTACTGGGGGCACTACCGATTTTTTCTCATGGCATTCTCAAGATACTTCACTGATAACCAGTTCTTCTTTAACGGCTGCATTTATGCAGGcatttttctgtttctctGGATGGGACGGCGTGCACGCCGTTGCTTCGGAAATTATGGATCCGGTCAGGACAATGAGAATTGCAGGCCCACTCTCATTACTTATATCATTTGCATGTTATATGCTTCTCAATTTTGCATATATTAAAGTGCTATCGTGGGATGAAATAAAACATGCAGGACCATTAATAGGTTcggttttgttttctaaGCTCTATGGGAAGACTGTTGGGAGGCAGCTCGTAACTCTTTCTGTGGCTGTATCAACAGCATCGAATTTATTTGTGGTAATCTATAGCACATCAAGGATGAATCAGGAATTTTTCAGAGAAGGTTACTTACCATTTAGTAAAAAAATGGCAAGTAACTGGCCATGGGGTGCTCCTTTCCCATCTTTGTTGTGTTGTGGAGTGATCACCTCTTTATGGCTAATTATGTTGCCTCAGAGCGGCAAAGCATATGATTATTTGGttaattttgaaggatatCATAAACAATTCTTCCTAATGTTAATTGCAATCGGTCTCTTCATTTATAGAAGAAGGCACCCCGATACTAGGGCGGAAATAAGAGCATCTCTTGTTGGCGTTGgatttattatatttatttctGCGTACTTAATGGCAGGTCCATTTTTTGGTGATCAATCGATCAACAAAGTAGCATGGTTACCCCCTTATCAAATTACTGCAATTTTAACGCTTATACTATCGTTTATTTTCTGGCTATTAAAATTCGTCATTATACCACGTATTTTTGGCTATCAATTACAAGCTTCTCTTATAACCCTCGATGACGGGCTAGCTATCAAGCAATGGAAGCGTCAGTATACTGACCATACTTTAGATCAATAA
- a CDS encoding uncharacterized protein (similar to Ashbya gossypii ACL072C), giving the protein MAVNGGCPLWEHDDITECGRLVYIDYYVPVGVLCVFASVVGYRVVRSLWVLQWVTERRWRQRAVGEGEQEPLVARGQDGGRRRGRCYASTVGDGGDGGSCEWEGKEPGKRTQSLMEEHFSIENLRLEDSHGNPHGVAEVVRRGLLEKCRTVVECLLCLVQVCLHCGVLVEARRRQELQELFPENSTVVRLGLWVCLAGTCLLRLGNVNQNVQWIGRLGNLWALSFVSYFGLFVASVLPFRSVCLGSIDSVIGGRYYKSQFFLDLGLFLLLFTANIRNELAVLYHTSPGVVPSPEPIASLASFISWSWVDKFIWNAHLRRVEFKDIWGLRMDDYSIFVAKRFHRYVLKKRVKRSITRNLIGFLSTGFTLQCLWGSADALMTFVPTILLKRVLEYVDDPSRTPKNVAWFYVFGMFISRLTVTVFQGQALFTGRRICIRLKSLVISEIYNKALRRSISVGSGSNASSQSSSQVTLDLHGLSAADEIDGDEKSKPANLGAIINLMAVDSIKVSQVSAYIHMLLESVVMAIVAMVLLYRLLGWSALVGATFIICILPINLRFATKLGELQEDALACTDRRIQKLNETLQAIRIIKFFAWEDKFESDVQKIREMELSVMLRRVVVWSLSSFVWYITPTLVASASFCVYIYVQGEVLTTPVAFTALSLFVLLRNPLDQLCDIVFSLVQCSVSLRRIQNFLDQDETPKYRQLTVKKDRLGFSNATIGWDHDSATDFKLKNLNIDFKIGKLNVIVGPTGSGKTSLLMGLLGEINLSEGKIYVPALNPREDLVVDADGMTDSIGYCSQSAWLLNDTLRNNILFSAPYEANRYNAVIHACGLTRDLEILNAGDQTEVGEKGITLSGGQKQRVSLARAMYSRARHILLDDCLSAVDSHTAQWIYKHCITGPLMEGRTCVLVSHNTALTLKNADWVVILENAKVTAQGEPLELFNRGLLGEDDLLKSSLMSTKTSSVNLKRMDDNRSDLDLGKLHKKISKEGISSINGATQKSVPETDEDRAKRGKLIKEEVKQEGVVGLDVYMWYGKIFGRNIFLFLFFVFLLEEFISMRQSWWLRTWASTLGDGSKVSILTGSASTLMSHNFASLKHSTDNAVTILSTILRPGAKTLSTTTRNTFYYLSIYILLGTLRALISTVKVILSYISGLKASRKIFTLLLKKVLYAKLRFFDSTPTGRIMNRFSRDVEAIDEELIPFFEGAFASLVQCITTILLIGYITPVFLFFAIVICVSYYIVGYFYLVGSRELQRFESITKSPIHQHFSETLVGVTTIRAFGDERRFLADNLSKVDTHNRPFFYLWVTNRWLAFRIDFIGAFVILASGIFILLNVNSLDAGLAGISLIYAISFTEGALWLVRLYSNVEMTMNSVERLKEYMKIEQEPSTGLYEPPPEWPDRGKIEVNNLSLRYASNLPKVIKNVTFTVEPQSKVGIVGRTGAGKSTIITALFRFLDPDTGTIKLDNVDITSIRLKRLRQSITIIPQDPVLFAGTIKSNLDPYSEYADDRIFEALKRVNLIVQEELTPTDIPSSSSSLSFENVNKFLDLTSEITEGGSNLSQGQRQLVCLARSLLRNPKAILLDEATASIDYASDAKIQQTIREEFSGSTILTIAHRLRSIIDYDKVLVIDSGELAEYDHPYTLLLNKGSLFYRMCEDSDELEALIQLAKEAFVKKLNSRY; this is encoded by the coding sequence ATGGCTGTTAACGGAGGCTGCCCCCTGTGGGAGCACGACGATATTACGGAGTGCGGTCGGTTGGTATATATCGACTACTACGTGCCGGTAGGGGTGTTGTGCGTTTTTGCATCTGTTGTTGGATACCGGGTGGTACGAAGCCTGTGGGTGCTGCAGTGGGTTACCGAGCGTCGGTGGCGACAGCGGGCGGTTGGTGAGGGAGAACAGGAGCCGCTGGTGGCACGTGGCCAGGATGGAGGGCGGCGGCGAGGCCGGTGCTATGCATCGACGGTGGGGGACGGCGGGGACGGCGGGTCGTGTGAATGGGAAGGCAAGGAGCCGGGTAAGCGCACACAGAGTTTGATGGAGGAGCATTTTTCGATCGAGAACCTGAGGTTGGAGGACAGCCACGGCAATCCACATGGCGTTGCGGAGGTTGTCCGGAGGGGGCTGCTGGAGAAATGTCGGACGGTTGTGGAATGTCTGCTTTGCTTGGTGCAGGTGTGTTTGCACTGTGGGGTGTTGGTTGAGGCGCGGCGACGCCAGGAATTACAGGAATTGTTTCCTGAAAATTCAACGGTAGTTCGGCTCGGTTTGTGGGTTTGCTTGGCGGGGACTTGTCTGTTGCGGCTCGGAAATGTGAACCAAAATGTTCAGTGGATTGGAAGACTTGGCAATCTGTGGGCGTTGTCTTTTGTTTCGTATTTCGGTTTGTTTGTTGCGTCTGTTTTGCCCTTCCGGTCGGTTTGTCTTGGTTCTATAGACAGTGTGATAGGGGGCCGTTATTACAAGTCGCAGTTTTTTTTGGATCTTGGTTTGTTCTTGCTGTTGTTCACGGCGAACATACGGAACGAACTTGCGGTTCTGTATCACACTTCGCCTGGTGTAGTACCATCGCCGGAGCCTATAGCGTCTCTGGCTTCGTTTATTAGTTGGTCTTGGGTAGACAAGTTTATATGGAATGCGCATTTGCGGCGTGTTGAGTTTAAGGACATTTGGGGGTTGCGTATGGATGACTACTCGATCTTTGTAGCGAAGCGGTTTCACCGGTATGTGCTTAAGAAACGTGTAAAACGTTCTATAACTAGGAACTTAATCGGATTCTTGTCCACTGGGTTTACCTTGCAGTGCCTGTGGGGCTCTGCCGATGCGTTGATGACGTTTGTTCCTACCATCCTACTAAAAAGGGTCTTAGAGTATGTGGATGATCCGTCTAGAACGCCGAAGAATGTCGCTTGGTTCTATGTGTTTGGGATGTTTATCAGCCGATTGACTGTAACGGTTTTCCAAGGTCAGGCGCTCTTTACGGGACGCCGCATATGCATCAGACTCAAATCGTTGGTGATCTCTGAGATCTATAACAAGGCTTTGCGAAGAAGTATTTCTGTAGGAAGCGGTAGCAATGCGTCGTCGCAATCCTCATCGCAGGTTACTCTAGACCTGCATGGTTTAAGCGCTGCGGATGAGATCGATGGGGACGAAAAGTCCAAACCGGCCAATCTGGGGGCGATCATCAACTTGATGGCTGTGGATTCTATTAAAGTTTCACAGGTTTCTGCATACATTCACATGCTGTTAGAAAGCGTTGTTATGGCCATTGTAGCTATGGTTTTACTATATCGCTTGTTGGGCTGGTCAGCTCTGGTGGGTGCaacatttattatttgtaTCCTGCCGATAAACCTGCGATTCGCAACTAAACTGGGCGAATTGCAAGAGGATGCATTAGCGTGCACAGATAGACGAATCCAGAAGTTGAATGAAACTTTGCAGGCAATTCGCAtcatcaagttttttgCATGGGAGGATAAGTTTGAATCCGATGTCCAGAAGATTAGGGAAATGGAATTATCCGTCATGTTAAGAAGAGTGGTTGTTTGGTCTTTATCCTCCTTCGTATGGTATATTACACCAACATTAGTTGCATCTGCTTCGTTTTGTGTTTATATCTACGTCCAGGGTGAGGTATTAACAACGCCGGTTGCATTTACAGCGCTCTCTTTGTTTGTGCTGCTAAGAAATCCTTTGGACCAGCTCTGCGATATTGTATTCTCATTGGTACAATGTTCTGTATCCCTAAGAAGAATACAAAATTTCTTGGATCAGGATGAAACCCCGAAGTACCGTCAGTTGACTGTTAAGAAAGATAGGTTAGGGTTTTCTAACGCGACAATCGGTTGGGACCACGATAGCGCCACAGATTTCAAGctgaagaacttgaacATCGATTTCAAAATTGGTAAGCTGAACGTTATTGTTGGGCCAACGGGTTCCGGTAAAACCTCATTACTTATGGGATTGCTAGGTGAAATTAACCTATCGGAAGGTAAAATTTATGTCCCTGCGTTGAATCCAAGAGAAGACCTCGTCGTGGATGCCGATGGTATGACCGATTCCATTGGGTACTGTTCTCAGTCTGCTTGGTTACTAAATGATACTCTTAGGAACAATATCTTGTTCAGTGCTCCTTACGAAGCAAATAGGTACAATGCTGTTATACATGCTTGTGGATTAACTCGTGATTTAGAAATCTTAAATGCTGGTGATCAAACTGAAGTTGGTGAAAAGGGTATCACCCTGTCTGGCGGTCAAAAACAGAGGGTTTCTCTCGCTAGAGCCATGTATTCCAGAGCAAGACATATACTTTTAGACGATTGTTTGAGCGCCGTGGATTCTCATACTGCACAATGGATATACAAACACTGTATCACTGGCCCATTAATGGAAGGTAGAACGTGTGTCTTGGTTTCGCATAATACTGCTCttactttgaaaaatgcagATTGGGTAGTTATTTTGGAAAACGCTAAAGTTACAGCTCAGGGCGAGCCTCTCGAACTGTTTAATCGTGGTCTTTTGGGCGAAGATGATTTATTGAAATCGTCATTGATGTCAACGAAAACTTCTTCCGTGAATTTGAAGCGCATGGACGATAACAGAAGTGATTTGGATCTAGGAAAATTGCATAAAAAGATTTCCAAAGAAGGAATATCCTCTATCAATGGAGCAACACAGAAAAGTGTCCCGGAAACAGATGAAGACAGGGCAAAGAGAGGTAAGCTGattaaagaagaagtcAAACAGGAGGGTGTGGTGGGACTTGACGTCTATATGTGGTATGGCAAGATATTTGGTCGCaacatttttttgtttttattcttcGTGTTCTTACTTGAAGAATTCATATCTATGCGTCAATCTTGGTGGCTCCGTACATGGGCTTCTACTTTGGGTGATGGGTCGAAGGTATCAATATTGACTGGCTCGGCATCAACACTTATGTCGCATAATTTTGCTTCATTGAAGCATTCTACCGACAACGCTGTCACTATACTCTCCACAATTCTTCGTCCAGGGGCCAAGACTCTATCAACCACCACTCGTAACACGTTTTACTATTtgtctatatatattttacttGGTACTTTAAGGGCTTTGATATCCACAGTGAAAGTCATTCTAAGTTATATTTCCGGTTTAAAAGCTTCAAGAAAAATCTTTACGTTACTGCTCAAAAAAGTTCTATATGCAAAGCTAAGGTTTTTCGATTCTACTCCCACCGGCAGAATAATGAACAGGTTTTCCAGAGATGTAGAAgctattgatgaagaattgattccattttttgagGGTGCTTTTGCGTCATTAGTTCAATGTATCACTACTATTTTATTGATTGGTTACATCACTCCAgtattccttttttttgCCATTGTAATATGTGTTTCGTACTACATTGTTGGATATTTCTACCTTGTTGGATCTCGGGAACTGCAAAGATTTGAATCAATTACTAAGTCGCCTATTCACCAGCACTTTTCGGAAACGCTTGTAGGTGTTACAACTATTCGTGCTTTTGGCGATGAACGCCGGTTTTTAGCAGATAACTTGTCAAAGGTTGACACTCACAACAGGCCATTCTTTTACTTGTGGGTTACTAACCGTTGGCTAGCCTTCAGGATTGACTTTATTGGTGCTTTTGTCATATTGGCGTCTGGAATCTTTATCTTACTTAACGTCAATTCTTTGGATGCAGGGTTGGCTGGTATTTCTTTGATATATGCCATATCTTTTACAGAAGGCGCTTTATGGCTAGTGAGATTATATTCCAATGTCGAAATGACTATGAATTCTGTAGAAAGATTGAAAGAATATATGAAAATAGAACAAGAGCCTTCGACTGGATTATACGAACCTCCTCCAGAATGGCCTGATAGGGGTAAAATCGAAGTAAACAATTTATCATTACGTTATGCATCCAATCTGCCAAAGGTTATCAAAAATGTAACATTTACTGTGGAACCTCAATCAAAGGTTGGTATAGTCGGTAGAACTGGTGCTGGTAAATCCACTATTATTACTGCCCTGTTTAGATTTTTGGATCCAGATACTGGTACTATAAAGTTGGATAATGTTGATATTACCAGTATTAGGCTAAAAAGACTGCGCCAATCTATAACAATTATTCCACAGGATCCGGTCTTGTTTGCTGGTACAATTAAAAGTAACTTGGATCCATATAGCGAGTATGCTGACGACCGGATATTTGAAGCGTTAAAGCGGGTTAATCTGATTGtacaagaagaattaaCCCCAACAGACATCCCTAGTTCTAGCTCATCTCTGAGCTTTGAAAATGTCAAtaaatttttggatttgacCAGTGAAATTACTGAAGGTGGTTCCAACCTATCGCAAGGCCAAAGGCAGTTGGTTTGTTTGGCACGCTCTCTGTTGCGTAACCCGAAGGCCATTTTACTAGATGAGGCTACTGCCTCCATTGATTACGCCTCAGACGCTAAAATTCAGCAAACTATTCGCGAAGAGTTTAGTGGGAGTACGATCTTAACTATTGCCCACAGATTAAGATCTATTATTGACTACGATAAGGTGTTGGTTATTGATTCTGGAGAACTTGCTGAATACGATCACCCCTATACattattgttgaacaaGGGAAGCCTGTTCTATCGTATGTGCGAGGATAGTGATGAATTGGAAGCATTGATTCAATTAGCAAAGGAAGCCTTTGTGAAAAAGCTCAACTCTAGATATTAA
- the LDB18 gene encoding Ldb18p (similar to Ashbya gossypii ADR234C) yields MGPIMLNELEKRVEALEGGVGDANDDAAVCARVGLLMKQLRELTQRGFRYNEQMSIYMEHFSGQMLCDEVQDWGSQNLETIVESCSEEIEKMVSMLQELELGYNHDFDRVLKECGGIMQSGNVTVDVSQLSELYKRCNRLAIGSIHITLRFIRQNHLTNEFCHKMERILLEKERELP; encoded by the coding sequence ATGGGCCCCATCATGTTAAATGAACTTGAGAAGCGGGTTGAGGCGTTAGAAGGTGGTGTTGGTGATGCAAATGACGATGCTGCGGTATGCGCAAGAGTTGGGTTGTTAATGAAGCAGCTACGGGAGCTTACTCAGAGGGGGTTTCGATATAATGAACAGATGTCTATTTACATGGAACATTTTAGTGGACAGATGTTGTGCGATGAAGTGCAAGATTGGGGATCGCAGAATTTGGAGACAATTGTAGAGTCATGCAGtgaagagattgaaaagATGGTTTCAATGCTTCAAGAGCTAGAGTTGGGATACAATCATGATTTCGACAGAGTCCTAAAGGAGTGCGGTGGTATTATGCAATCTGGGAATGTCACGGTTGATGTATCCCAGTTGTCCGAACTCTACAAGAGATGTAACAGGCTGGCCATCGGCTCTATTCATATTACTCTGAGATTCATTAGACAGAATCACTTAACAAACGAGTTTTGTCACAAGATGGAACGTATCCTTCTGGAGAAAGAACGGGAGCTTCCATGA
- the COF1 gene encoding cofilin (similar to Ashbya gossypii ADR235W 1-intron) has protein sequence MSRSGVAVADESLNAFNDLKLGKKYKFVLFGLNADKTEIVVKETSNESDYDVFLEKLPEEDCLYAVYDFEYEISGAEGKRSKIVFYTWSPDTAPIRSKMVYASSKDALRRALNGVSCDIQGTDFSEVAYESVLEKVSRGAGSH, from the exons ATGTCTAGATCTGG TGTTGCAGTTGCAGATGAATCTTTAAATGCGTTTAATGACTTGAAGTTGGGCAAGAAGTACAAATTTGTCTTGTTTGGGTTGAATGCAGACAAGACGGAGATTGTTGTGAAGGAGACATCTAATGAGAGTGATTACGATGTGTTTTTGGAGAAGTTGCCAGAGGAAGACTGTTTGTATGCTGTTTACGATTTCGAGTATGAAATCAGTGGTGCAGAGGGCAAGCGGTCTAAGATTGTGTTTTACACTTGGTCTCCAGATACTGCACCCATCAGGTCCAAGATGGTTTATGCTTCTTCGAAGGATGCCTTGAGAAGAGCCCTAAACGGTGTTTCATGTGATATTCAGGGCACTGATTTCTCTGAAGTTGCATACGAGTCTGTATTGGAGAAGGTTAGCAGAG
- the CBP2 gene encoding Cbp2p (similar to Saccharomyces cerevisiae YHL038C CBP2), translating to MNDIFRWKDLFFVFLRRKPAHAPMYRDTVRASGSFKDFRRPVESGRVSEKVAVEIPDDLLRMPLSKFKDIIVYDATKKNIEFKFYKNCGLHGVGNLQTFKRYSEIAQLFMNPVDSKYAILSTKNCSWIEKRNPVLHPDVSLTLSTFYTCKIKLFSTSGESIEVLWPSAEYSLLCRGVGVTQHKFDELSKNHITHVEHPLTKQSVPVIVVDSIQDGVDAIGLFPCKIPAQAKFFYSRLEYDAILPSRTCNSEEVSIIDQLMVRGNTGQYMGLSQIYLKLENLFPDKETIDSPRFSTVQTVSMLLDPLKTGRFNTKETSRLNNNCSPDVLRGVLFSSNIDNAQLRDEFYKLSLLKYAYDSTKIEDELPSGYKLEGLRPYDHHMIYEFRKLQALPLPQNMKEISFVKQQFDTFIRNITIYRTITKVNLEEHQMRSNSQIVQSMLYNCKFFPIFYPNLYAEIAEELKDAPPLNLPAEQPGDATLEFELATAILHMECEAYKATYESWKISETTNAKRKKKLKTFQIVITTNIPLIHPYMLSLLRRISKCTTRILTPGGLKTMQQTHQLLLHQSVGTDTNVYLYQQKQKAEALQRSRSDVLENAIKLLAK from the coding sequence ATGAATGACATTTTCCGATGGAAGGATCTATTCTTCGTGTTCCTGAGAAGAAAACCTGCTCATGCCCCGATGTATAGGGATACGGTAAGGGCTAGTGGGTCGTTTAAGGATTTCAGAAGGCCCGTTGAAAGCGGACGGGTCTCTGAGAAGGTTGCTGTGGAAATACCAGATGATCTACTTCGTATGCCGTTGTCCAAGttcaaagatattataGTCTATGATGCGaccaaaaagaatatagaATTCAAATTCTACAAGAATTGTGGTCTTCATGGAGTTGGTAACTTACAGACATTTAAACGTTATTCGGAAATTGCCCAACTTTTTATGAACCCAGTGGATTCAAAGTATGCTATTCTCTCTACGAAGAACTGTAGTTGGATTGAGAAACGAAATCCTGTTCTTCATCCAGATGTGTCGTTGACTTTATCAACTTTTTACACATGCAAGATTAAGCTTTTTAGTACAAGTGGTGAGTCCATTGAGGTACTTTGGCCGTCAGCAGAGTATTCACTCTTATGTCGAGGTGTGGGTGTTACACAACATAAGTTTGATGAGCTTTCGAAAAATCACATTACGCACGTTGAACATCCTCTGACAAAACAATCAGTACCTGTAATTGTAGTGGATTCTATACAAGATGGGGTTGATGCTATTGGGTTATTCCCTTGTAAAATTCCGGCTCAAGCGAAATTTTTTTACAGTAGGTTGGAATATGATGCGATCCTGCCATCTAGGACCTGTAATAGTGAGGAAGTTAGCATCATAGACCAACTAATGGTCAGAGGCAATACGGGTCAATATATGGGATTGTCACAGATATACCTAAAGcttgaaaacttgttcCCCGATAAAGAAACGATTGATTCTCCGCGTTTTTCGACGGTCCAAACAGTCTCCATGTTACTGGATCCACTAAAGACAGGAAGATTTAATACTAAAGAGACATCAAGACTCAACAATAATTGTTCACCAGACGTCTTAAGAGGTGTGCTATTCTCCTCGAATATTGATAACGCTCAGCTTAGAGACGAGTTTTACAAACTATCTCTATTAAAATATGCATACGACAGTACAAAGATAGAAGACGAACTCCCATCTGGATACAAATTAGAGGGTTTACGTCCGTACGACCACCATATGATTTACGAATTCCGTAAGCTACAGGCGTTGCCTCTTCCACAGAATATGAAGGAAATATCATTCGTTAAGCAGCAATTCGATACCTTTATTAGGAACATAACGATTTACAGGACGATTACGAAAGTAAACTTGGAAGAACACCAGATGAGATCCAATTCTCAAATTGTGCAGTCTATGTTATACAATTGTAAATTCTTCCCTATATTTTATCCTAACCTGTATGCCGAAATTGCAGAAGAACTTAAAGATGCACCTCCGCTCAACCTTCCAGCTGAACAACCAGGAGACGCCACCTTGGAATTCGAACTCGCTACAGCCATTTTACATATGGAATGTGAAGCGTATAAGGCCACTTACGAATCATGGAAGATATCGGAAACTACGAATGctaaaagaaagaagaaattaaagaCTTTCCAGATTGTAATAACTACAAACATTCCTCTCATACATCCATACATGCTATCTTTGTTGAGACGTATATCCAAATGTACAACAAGAATACTCACACCTGGCGGACTTAAAACCATGCAGCAAACTCATCAACTATTGCTGCATCAATCTGTTGGGACGGATACAAATGTGTATctatatcaacaaaaacagaaagCAGAAGCACTGCAGCGCTCGCGTTCGGACGTGCTCGAAAATGCGATCAAGCTGTTAGCGAAATAA